The following coding sequences are from one Diabrotica virgifera virgifera chromosome 2, PGI_DIABVI_V3a window:
- the LOC126879534 gene encoding mucin-5AC-like isoform X33: MMAAVHLKVAITILAFTCIESRYSSTINKHFTKSPRWNETTFFPGKNTQNPSNWTTNNGSNWDLTTFLPGNNTNQPDWNVTTLSPGNNTQNPSNWTTSSGSNWNLTTPVPGNNTNQPDWNITTLSPGNNTPNPSNWTTSSGPNWNLTTPAPGNNTNQPDWNATILSPGNNTQNRSNWTTSTGSNWNLTTPASGNNTTQPDWNVTTLSPGNNTQNPSNWTTSSGSNWNLTTPVPVNNTNQPVWNINTLSPGNNTHTPSNWTTSSGSNWNLTTPASGNNTTQPDWNVTTLSPGNNTQNPSNWTTSTGSNWNLTTPAPGNNTNQPDWNVTTLSPGNNTQNPSNWTTSSGSNWNLTTPVPGNNTNQPDSNVTTLSPGNNTQNPSNWTTSSGSNWNLSTPVPGNSTNQPDWNLTTLSPGNNTQNPSNWTTSSGSNWNMTTPVPGNNTNQPDWNVTTLSAGNNTQIPSNWTTSSGSNWNLTTPVPGNNTNQPDWNITTLSPGNNTQNPSNWTTSSGSNWNLTTPVPGNNTNQPDSNVTTLSPGNNTQNPNNWTTSSGSNWNLTTPVPGNNTNQPDSNVTTLSPGNNTQNPNNWTTSSSSNWNLTPPVPGKNTNPPNWNITTPSPGNNTQNPSNWTTSSGSNWNLTTPAPGNNTNQPDWNLTTLSPGNNTQNPSNWTTSSGSNWNMTTPVPGNNTNQPDWNVTTLSAGNNTQIPSNWTTNSGSNWNLTTPTSGNNTTQPDWNVTTLSPGNNTQNPSNWTTSSGSNWNLTTTVPGNNTNQPDWNITTLSPGNNTHNPSNWTTSSGPNWNLTTPAPGNNTNQSDWNATTLSPGNNTQNPSSWTTGTGANWNLTTPASGNNTTQPDWNATTLSPRNNTQNPSNWATSTGSNWNLTTPAPGNNTNQPDSNVSTLSPKNNPRTQATGSLVPVLFGI, encoded by the exons ACCTGCATTGAATCAAGATATTCTAGTACGATTAACAAACACTTCACAAAGTCACCAAGATGGAATGAGACAACCTTCTTTCCTGGAAAGAACACCCAGAACCCAAGCAACTGGACCACTAATAACGGTTCTAATTGGGATCTGACCACATTCCTACCTGGAAACAACACAAACCAACCCGATTGGAATGTAACTACACTCTCTCCAGGAAATAACACTCAGAACCCAAGCAACTGGACCACTAGTAGCGGTTCTAATTGGAATCTGACCACACCCGTAC CTGGAAACAACACAAACCAACCAGATTGGAATATAACTACACTCTCCCCTGGAAATAACACACCGAACCCAAGCAACTGGACCACTAGTAGCGGTCCTAATTGGAATTTGACCACACCCGCACCTGGAAACAACACAAACCAACCAGATTGGAATGCAACTATCCTCTCTCCTGGAAATAATACCCAGAACCGAAGCAACTGGACCACTAGTACCGGTTCTAATTGGAATTTGACCACGCCCGCATCTGGAAACAACACAACCCAACCAGATTGGAATGTAACTACACTCTCTCCTGGAAATAACACCCAGAACCCAAGCAACTGGACCACTAGTAGCGGTTCTAATTGGAATCTGACCACACCCGTACCTGTTAACAACACAAACCAACCCGTTTGGAATATTAATACACTCTCTCCAGGAAATAACACCCATACGCCAAGCAACTGGACCACTAGTAGCGGTTCTAATTGGAATCTGACCACACCCGCATCTGGAAACAACACAACCCAACCAGATTGGAATGTAACTACACTCTCTCCTGGAAATAACACCCAGAACCCAAGCAACTGGACAACTAGTACCGGTTCTAACTGGAATTTGACCACACCCGCACCCGGAAACAACACAAACCAACCAGATTGGAATGTAACTACACTCTCTCCAGGAAATAACACTCAGAACCCAAGCAACTGGACCACTAGTAGCGGTTCTAATTGGAATCTGACCACACCCGTACCTGGGAACAACACAAATCAACCAGATTCGAATGTAACTACACTCTCTCCTGGAAATAACACCCAGAACCCAAGCAACTGGACCACTAGTAGCGGTTCTAATTGGAATCTGAGCACACCCGTACCTGGAAACAGCACAAACCAACCAGATTGGAATTTAACTACACTCTCTCCTGGAAATAACACCCAGAACCCAAGCAACTGGACCACTAGTAGCGGTTCTAATTGGAATATGACCACACCCGTACCTGGAAACAACACAAACCAACCTGATTGGAATGTAACTACCCTCTCTGCTGGAAATAATACCCAGATCCCAAGCAACTGGACCACTAGTAGCGGTTCTAATTGGAATCTGACCACACCCGTACCTGGAAACAACACAAACCAACCAGATTGGAATATAACTACACTCTCCCCTGGAAATAACACACAGAACCCAAGCAACTGGACCACTAGTAGCGGTTCTAATTGGAATCTGACCACACCCGTACCTGGGAACAACACAAACCAACCAGATTCGAATGTAACTACACTCTCTCCTGGAAATAACACCCAGAACCCAAACAACTGGACAACTAGTAGCGGTTCTAATTGGAATCTGACCACACCCGTACCTGGGAACAACACAAACCAACCAGATTCGAATGTAACTACACTCTCTCCTGGAAATAACACCCAGAACCCAAACAACTGGACAACTAGTAGCAGTTCTAATTGGAATCTGACCCCACCCGTACCTGGAAAGAACACAAACCCACCAAACTGGAATATAACTACACCCTCTCCTGGAAATAACACCCAGAACCCAAGCAACTGGACCACTAGTAGCGGTTCTAACTGGAATTTGACCACACCCGCACCCGGAAACAACACAAACCAACCAGATTGGAATTTAACTACACTCTCTCCTGGAAATAACACCCAGAACCCAAGCAACTGGACCACTAGTAGCGGTTCTAATTGGAATATGACCACACCCGTACCTGGAAACAACACAAACCAACCTGATTGGAATGTAACTACCCTCTCTGCTGGAAATAATACCCAGATCCCAAGCAACTGGACCACTAATAGCGGTTCTAATTGGAATTTGACCACACCAACATCTGGAAACAACACAACCCAACCAGATTGGAATGTAACTACACTCTCTCCTGGAAATAACACCCAGAACCCAAGCAACTGGACCACTAGTAGCGGTTCTAATTGGAATCTGACCACAACCGTACCTGGAAACAACACAAACCAACCAGATTGGAATATAACTACACTCTCCCCTGGAAATAACACCCATAACCCAAGCAACTGGACCACTAGTAGCGGTCCTAATTGGAATTTGACCACACCCGCACCTGGAAACAACACAAACCAATCAGATTGGAATGCAACTACCCTCTCTCCTGGAAATAATACCCAGAACCCAAGCAGCTGGACCACTGGTACCGGTGCTAATTGGAATTTGACCACACCCGCATCTGGAAACAACACAACCCAACCAGATTGGAATGCAACTACCCTCTCTCCTAGAAATAATACCCAGAACCCAAGCAACTGGGCCACTAGTACCGGTTCTAATTGGAATTTGACCACACCCGCACCTGGAAACAACACAAACCAACCAGATTCGAATGTATCTACCCTCTCTCCTAAAAATAACCCCAGAACCCAAGCAACTGGATCACTAGTACCggttctatttggaatttga
- the LOC126879534 gene encoding mucin-5AC-like isoform X17, translating to MMAAVHLKVAITILAFTCIESRYSSTINKHFTKSPRWNETTFFPGKNTQNPSNWTTNNGSNWDLTTFLPGNNTNQPDWNVTTLSPGNNTQNPSNWTTSSGSNWNLTTPVPGNNTNQPDSNVTTLSPGNNTQNPNNWTTSSSSNWNLTTPVPGKNTNPPNWNITTPSPGNNTQNPSNWTTSSGSNWNLSTPVPGNNTNQPDWNITTLSPGNNTPNPSNWTTSSGPNWNLTTPAPGNNTNQPDWNATILSPGNNTQNRSNWTTSTGSNWNLTTPASGNNTTQPDWNVTTLSPGNNTQNPSNWTTSSGSNWNLTTPVPVNNTNQPVWNINTLSPGNNTHTPSNWTTSSGSNWNLTTPASGNNTTQPDWNVTTLSPGNNTQNPSNWTTSTGSNWNLTTPAPGNNTNQPDWNVTTLSPGNNTQNPSNWTTSSGSNWNLTTPVPGNNTNQPDSNVTTLSPGNNTQNPSNWTTSSGSNWNLSTPVPGNSTNQPDWNLTTLSPGNNTQNPSNWTTSSGSNWNMTTPVPGNNTNQPDWNVTTLSAGNNTQIPSNWTTSSGSNWNLTTPVPGNNTNQPDWNITTLSPGNNTQNPSNWTTSSGSNWNLTTPVPGNNTNQPDSNVTTLSPGNNTQNPNNWTTSSGSNWNLTTPVPGNNTNQPDSNVTTLSPGNNTQNPNNWTTSSSSNWNLTPPVPGKNTNPPNWNITTPSPGNNTQNPSNWTTSSGSNWNLTTPAPGNNTNQPDWNLTTLSPGNNTQNPSNWTTSSGSNWNMTTPVPGNNTNQPDWNVTTLSAGNNTQIPSNWTTNSGSNWNLTTPTSGNNTTQPDWNVTTLSPGNNTQNPSNWTTSSGSNWNLTTTVPGNNTNQPDWNITTLSPGNNTHNPSNWTTSSGPNWNLTTPAPGNNTNQSDWNATTLSPGNNTQNPSSWTTGTGANWNLTTPASGNNTTQPDWNATTLSPRNNTQNPSNWATSTGSNWNLTTPAPGNNTNQPDSNVSTLSPKNNPRTQATGSLVPVLFGI from the exons ACCTGCATTGAATCAAGATATTCTAGTACGATTAACAAACACTTCACAAAGTCACCAAGATGGAATGAGACAACCTTCTTTCCTGGAAAGAACACCCAGAACCCAAGCAACTGGACCACTAATAACGGTTCTAATTGGGATCTGACCACATTCCTACCTGGAAACAACACAAACCAACCCGATTGGAATGTAACTACACTCTCTCCAGGAAATAACACTCAGAACCCAAGCAACTGGACCACTAGTAGCGGTTCTAATTGGAATCTGACCACACCCGTACCTGGGAACAATACAAACCAACCAGATTCGAATGTAACTACACTCTCTCCTGGAAATAACACCCAGAACCCAAACAACTGGACAACTAGTAGCAGTTCTAATTGGAATCTGACCACACCCGTACCTGGAAAGAACACAAACCCACCAAACTGGAATATAACTACACCCTCTCCTGGAAATAACACCCAGAACCCAAGTAACTGGACCACTAGTAGCGGTTCTAATTGGAATCTGAGCACACCCGTAC CTGGAAACAACACAAACCAACCAGATTGGAATATAACTACACTCTCCCCTGGAAATAACACACCGAACCCAAGCAACTGGACCACTAGTAGCGGTCCTAATTGGAATTTGACCACACCCGCACCTGGAAACAACACAAACCAACCAGATTGGAATGCAACTATCCTCTCTCCTGGAAATAATACCCAGAACCGAAGCAACTGGACCACTAGTACCGGTTCTAATTGGAATTTGACCACGCCCGCATCTGGAAACAACACAACCCAACCAGATTGGAATGTAACTACACTCTCTCCTGGAAATAACACCCAGAACCCAAGCAACTGGACCACTAGTAGCGGTTCTAATTGGAATCTGACCACACCCGTACCTGTTAACAACACAAACCAACCCGTTTGGAATATTAATACACTCTCTCCAGGAAATAACACCCATACGCCAAGCAACTGGACCACTAGTAGCGGTTCTAATTGGAATCTGACCACACCCGCATCTGGAAACAACACAACCCAACCAGATTGGAATGTAACTACACTCTCTCCTGGAAATAACACCCAGAACCCAAGCAACTGGACAACTAGTACCGGTTCTAACTGGAATTTGACCACACCCGCACCCGGAAACAACACAAACCAACCAGATTGGAATGTAACTACACTCTCTCCAGGAAATAACACTCAGAACCCAAGCAACTGGACCACTAGTAGCGGTTCTAATTGGAATCTGACCACACCCGTACCTGGGAACAACACAAATCAACCAGATTCGAATGTAACTACACTCTCTCCTGGAAATAACACCCAGAACCCAAGCAACTGGACCACTAGTAGCGGTTCTAATTGGAATCTGAGCACACCCGTACCTGGAAACAGCACAAACCAACCAGATTGGAATTTAACTACACTCTCTCCTGGAAATAACACCCAGAACCCAAGCAACTGGACCACTAGTAGCGGTTCTAATTGGAATATGACCACACCCGTACCTGGAAACAACACAAACCAACCTGATTGGAATGTAACTACCCTCTCTGCTGGAAATAATACCCAGATCCCAAGCAACTGGACCACTAGTAGCGGTTCTAATTGGAATCTGACCACACCCGTACCTGGAAACAACACAAACCAACCAGATTGGAATATAACTACACTCTCCCCTGGAAATAACACACAGAACCCAAGCAACTGGACCACTAGTAGCGGTTCTAATTGGAATCTGACCACACCCGTACCTGGGAACAACACAAACCAACCAGATTCGAATGTAACTACACTCTCTCCTGGAAATAACACCCAGAACCCAAACAACTGGACAACTAGTAGCGGTTCTAATTGGAATCTGACCACACCCGTACCTGGGAACAACACAAACCAACCAGATTCGAATGTAACTACACTCTCTCCTGGAAATAACACCCAGAACCCAAACAACTGGACAACTAGTAGCAGTTCTAATTGGAATCTGACCCCACCCGTACCTGGAAAGAACACAAACCCACCAAACTGGAATATAACTACACCCTCTCCTGGAAATAACACCCAGAACCCAAGCAACTGGACCACTAGTAGCGGTTCTAACTGGAATTTGACCACACCCGCACCCGGAAACAACACAAACCAACCAGATTGGAATTTAACTACACTCTCTCCTGGAAATAACACCCAGAACCCAAGCAACTGGACCACTAGTAGCGGTTCTAATTGGAATATGACCACACCCGTACCTGGAAACAACACAAACCAACCTGATTGGAATGTAACTACCCTCTCTGCTGGAAATAATACCCAGATCCCAAGCAACTGGACCACTAATAGCGGTTCTAATTGGAATTTGACCACACCAACATCTGGAAACAACACAACCCAACCAGATTGGAATGTAACTACACTCTCTCCTGGAAATAACACCCAGAACCCAAGCAACTGGACCACTAGTAGCGGTTCTAATTGGAATCTGACCACAACCGTACCTGGAAACAACACAAACCAACCAGATTGGAATATAACTACACTCTCCCCTGGAAATAACACCCATAACCCAAGCAACTGGACCACTAGTAGCGGTCCTAATTGGAATTTGACCACACCCGCACCTGGAAACAACACAAACCAATCAGATTGGAATGCAACTACCCTCTCTCCTGGAAATAATACCCAGAACCCAAGCAGCTGGACCACTGGTACCGGTGCTAATTGGAATTTGACCACACCCGCATCTGGAAACAACACAACCCAACCAGATTGGAATGCAACTACCCTCTCTCCTAGAAATAATACCCAGAACCCAAGCAACTGGGCCACTAGTACCGGTTCTAATTGGAATTTGACCACACCCGCACCTGGAAACAACACAAACCAACCAGATTCGAATGTATCTACCCTCTCTCCTAAAAATAACCCCAGAACCCAAGCAACTGGATCACTAGTACCggttctatttggaatttga
- the LOC126879534 gene encoding mucin-5AC-like isoform X47 yields MMAAVHLKVAITILAFTCIESRYSSTINKHFTKSPRWNETTFFPGKNTQNPSNWTTNNGSNWDLTTFLPGNNTNQPDWNVTTLSPGNNTQNPSNWTTSSGSNWNLTTPVPGNNTNQPDSNVTTLSPGNNTQNPNNWTTSSSSNWNLTTPVPGKNTNPPNWNITTPSPGNNTQNPSNWTTSSGSNWNLSTPVPGNSTNQPDWNLTTLSPGNNTQNPSNWTTSSGSNWNMTTPVPGNNTNQPDWNVTTLSAGNNTQIPSNWTTSSGSNWNLTTPVPGNNTNQPDWNITTLSPGNNTPNPSNWTTSSGPNWNLTTPAPGNNTNQPDWNATILSPGNNTQNRSNWTTSTGSNWNLTTPASGNNTTQPDWNVTTLSPGNNTQNPSNWTTSSGSNWNLTTPVPVNNTNQPVWNINTLSPGNNTHTPSNWTTSSGSNWNLTTPASGNNTTQPDWNVTTLSPGNNTQNPSNWTTSTGSNWNLTTPAPGNNTNQPDWNVTTLSPGNNTQNPSNWTTSSGSNWNLTTPVPGNNTNQPDSNVTTLSPGNNTQNPSNWTTSSGSNWNLSTPVPGNSTNQPDWNLTTLSPGNNTQNPSNWTTSSGSNWNMTTPVPGNNTNQPDWNVTTLSAGNNTQIPSNWTTSSGSNWNLTTPVPGNNTNQPDWNITTLSPGNNTQNPSNWTTSSGSNWNLTTPVPGNNTNQPDWNITTLSPGNNTHNPSNWTTSSGPNWNLTTPAPGNNTNQSDWNATTLSPGNNTQNPSSWTTGTGANWNLTTPASGNNTTQPDWNATTLSPRNNTQNPSNWATSTGSNWNLTTPAPGNNTNQPDSNVSTLSPKNNPRTQATGSLVPVLFGI; encoded by the exons ACCTGCATTGAATCAAGATATTCTAGTACGATTAACAAACACTTCACAAAGTCACCAAGATGGAATGAGACAACCTTCTTTCCTGGAAAGAACACCCAGAACCCAAGCAACTGGACCACTAATAACGGTTCTAATTGGGATCTGACCACATTCCTACCTGGAAACAACACAAACCAACCCGATTGGAATGTAACTACACTCTCTCCAGGAAATAACACTCAGAACCCAAGCAACTGGACCACTAGTAGCGGTTCTAATTGGAATCTGACCACACCCGTACCTGGGAACAATACAAACCAACCAGATTCGAATGTAACTACACTCTCTCCTGGAAATAACACCCAGAACCCAAACAACTGGACAACTAGTAGCAGTTCTAATTGGAATCTGACCACACCCGTACCTGGAAAGAACACAAACCCACCAAACTGGAATATAACTACACCCTCTCCTGGAAATAACACCCAGAACCCAAGTAACTGGACCACTAGTAGCGGTTCTAATTGGAATCTGAGCACACCCGTACCTGGAAACAGCACAAACCAACCAGATTGGAATTTAACTACACTCTCTCCTGGAAATAACACCCAGAACCCAAGCAACTGGACCACTAGTAGCGGTTCTAATTGGAATATGACCACACCCGTACCTGGAAACAACACAAACCAACCTGATTGGAATGTAACTACCCTCTCTGCTGGAAATAATACCCAGATCCCAAGCAACTGGACCACTAGTAGCGGTTCTAATTGGAATCTGACCACACCCGTACCTGGAAACAACACAAACCAACCAGATTGGAATATAACTACACTCTCCCCTGGAAATAACACACCGAACCCAAGCAACTGGACCACTAGTAGCGGTCCTAATTGGAATTTGACCACACCCGCACCTGGAAACAACACAAACCAACCAGATTGGAATGCAACTATCCTCTCTCCTGGAAATAATACCCAGAACCGAAGCAACTGGACCACTAGTACCGGTTCTAATTGGAATTTGACCACGCCCGCATCTGGAAACAACACAACCCAACCAGATTGGAATGTAACTACACTCTCTCCTGGAAATAACACCCAGAACCCAAGCAACTGGACCACTAGTAGCGGTTCTAATTGGAATCTGACCACACCCGTACCTGTTAACAACACAAACCAACCCGTTTGGAATATTAATACACTCTCTCCAGGAAATAACACCCATACGCCAAGCAACTGGACCACTAGTAGCGGTTCTAATTGGAATCTGACCACACCCGCATCTGGAAACAACACAACCCAACCAGATTGGAATGTAACTACACTCTCTCCTGGAAATAACACCCAGAACCCAAGCAACTGGACAACTAGTACCGGTTCTAACTGGAATTTGACCACACCCGCACCCGGAAACAACACAAACCAACCAGATTGGAATGTAACTACACTCTCTCCAGGAAATAACACTCAGAACCCAAGCAACTGGACCACTAGTAGCGGTTCTAATTGGAATCTGACCACACCCGTACCTGGGAACAACACAAATCAACCAGATTCGAATGTAACTACACTCTCTCCTGGAAATAACACCCAGAACCCAAGCAACTGGACCACTAGTAGCGGTTCTAATTGGAATCTGAGCACACCCGTACCTGGAAACAGCACAAACCAACCAGATTGGAATTTAACTACACTCTCTCCTGGAAATAACACCCAGAACCCAAGCAACTGGACCACTAGTAGCGGTTCTAATTGGAATATGACCACACCCGTACCTGGAAACAACACAAACCAACCTGATTGGAATGTAACTACCCTCTCTGCTGGAAATAATACCCAGATCCCAAGCAACTGGACCACTAGTAGCGGTTCTAATTGGAATCTGACCACACCCGTACCTGGAAACAACACAAACCAACCAGATTGGAATATAACTACACTCTCCCCTGGAAATAACACACAGAACCCAAGCAACTGGACCACTAGTAGCGGTTCTAATTGGAATCTGACCACACCCGTAC CTGGAAACAACACAAACCAACCAGATTGGAATATAACTACACTCTCCCCTGGAAATAACACCCATAACCCAAGCAACTGGACCACTAGTAGCGGTCCTAATTGGAATTTGACCACACCCGCACCTGGAAACAACACAAACCAATCAGATTGGAATGCAACTACCCTCTCTCCTGGAAATAATACCCAGAACCCAAGCAGCTGGACCACTGGTACCGGTGCTAATTGGAATTTGACCACACCCGCATCTGGAAACAACACAACCCAACCAGATTGGAATGCAACTACCCTCTCTCCTAGAAATAATACCCAGAACCCAAGCAACTGGGCCACTAGTACCGGTTCTAATTGGAATTTGACCACACCCGCACCTGGAAACAACACAAACCAACCAGATTCGAATGTATCTACCCTCTCTCCTAAAAATAACCCCAGAACCCAAGCAACTGGATCACTAGTACCggttctatttggaatttga
- the LOC126879534 gene encoding mucin-5AC-like isoform X39 has protein sequence MMAAVHLKVAITILAFTCIESRYSSTINKHFTKSPRWNETTFFPGKNTQNPSNWTTNNGSNWDLTTFLPGNNTNQPDWNVTTLSPGNNTQNPSNWTTSSGSNWNLTTPVPGNNTNQPDSNVTTLSPGNNTQNPNNWTTSSSSNWNLTTPVPGKNTNPPNWNITTPSPGNNTQNPSNWTTSSGSNWNLSTPVPGNSTNQPDWNLTTLSPGNNTQNPSNWTTSSGSNWNMTTPVPGNNTNQPDWNVTTLSAGNNTQIPSNWTTSSGSNWNLTTPVPGNNTNQPDWNITTLSPGNNTPNPSNWTTSSGPNWNLTTPAPGNNTNQPDWNATILSPGNNTQNRSNWTTSTGSNWNLTTPASGNNTTQPDWNVTTLSPGNNTQNPSNWTTSSGSNWNLTTPVPVNNTNQPVWNINTLSPGNNTHTPSNWTTSSGSNWNLTTPASGNNTTQPDWNVTTLSPGNNTQNPSNWTTSTGSNWNLTTPAPGNNTNQPDWNVTTLSPGNNTQNPSNWTTSSGSNWNLTTPVPGNNTNQPDSNVTTLSPGNNTQNPSNWTTSSGSNWNLSTPVPGNSTNQPDWNLTTLSPGNNTQNPSNWTTSSGSNWNMTTPVPGNNTNQPDWNVTTLSAGNNTQIPSNWTTSSGSNWNLTTPVPGNNTNQPDWNITTLSPGNNTQNPSNWTTSSGSNWNLTTPVPGNNTNQPDSNVTTLSPGNNTQNPNNWTTSSGSNWNLTTPVPGNNTNQPDWNITTLSPGNNTHNPSNWTTSSGPNWNLTTPAPGNNTNQSDWNATTLSPGNNTQNPSSWTTGTGANWNLTTPASGNNTTQPDWNATTLSPRNNTQNPSNWATSTGSNWNLTTPAPGNNTNQPDSNVSTLSPKNNPRTQATGSLVPVLFGI, from the exons ACCTGCATTGAATCAAGATATTCTAGTACGATTAACAAACACTTCACAAAGTCACCAAGATGGAATGAGACAACCTTCTTTCCTGGAAAGAACACCCAGAACCCAAGCAACTGGACCACTAATAACGGTTCTAATTGGGATCTGACCACATTCCTACCTGGAAACAACACAAACCAACCCGATTGGAATGTAACTACACTCTCTCCAGGAAATAACACTCAGAACCCAAGCAACTGGACCACTAGTAGCGGTTCTAATTGGAATCTGACCACACCCGTACCTGGGAACAATACAAACCAACCAGATTCGAATGTAACTACACTCTCTCCTGGAAATAACACCCAGAACCCAAACAACTGGACAACTAGTAGCAGTTCTAATTGGAATCTGACCACACCCGTACCTGGAAAGAACACAAACCCACCAAACTGGAATATAACTACACCCTCTCCTGGAAATAACACCCAGAACCCAAGTAACTGGACCACTAGTAGCGGTTCTAATTGGAATCTGAGCACACCCGTACCTGGAAACAGCACAAACCAACCAGATTGGAATTTAACTACACTCTCTCCTGGAAATAACACCCAGAACCCAAGCAACTGGACCACTAGTAGCGGTTCTAATTGGAATATGACCACACCCGTACCTGGAAACAACACAAACCAACCTGATTGGAATGTAACTACCCTCTCTGCTGGAAATAATACCCAGATCCCAAGCAACTGGACCACTAGTAGCGGTTCTAATTGGAATCTGACCACACCCGTACCTGGAAACAACACAAACCAACCAGATTGGAATATAACTACACTCTCCCCTGGAAATAACACACCGAACCCAAGCAACTGGACCACTAGTAGCGGTCCTAATTGGAATTTGACCACACCCGCACCTGGAAACAACACAAACCAACCAGATTGGAATGCAACTATCCTCTCTCCTGGAAATAATACCCAGAACCGAAGCAACTGGACCACTAGTACCGGTTCTAATTGGAATTTGACCACGCCCGCATCTGGAAACAACACAACCCAACCAGATTGGAATGTAACTACACTCTCTCCTGGAAATAACACCCAGAACCCAAGCAACTGGACCACTAGTAGCGGTTCTAATTGGAATCTGACCACACCCGTACCTGTTAACAACACAAACCAACCCGTTTGGAATATTAATACACTCTCTCCAGGAAATAACACCCATACGCCAAGCAACTGGACCACTAGTAGCGGTTCTAATTGGAATCTGACCACACCCGCATCTGGAAACAACACAACCCAACCAGATTGGAATGTAACTACACTCTCTCCTGGAAATAACACCCAGAACCCAAGCAACTGGACAACTAGTACCGGTTCTAACTGGAATTTGACCACACCCGCACCCGGAAACAACACAAACCAACCAGATTGGAATGTAACTACACTCTCTCCAGGAAATAACACTCAGAACCCAAGCAACTGGACCACTAGTAGCGGTTCTAATTGGAATCTGACCACACCCGTACCTGGGAACAACACAAATCAACCAGATTCGAATGTAACTACACTCTCTCCTGGAAATAACACCCAGAACCCAAGCAACTGGACCACTAGTAGCGGTTCTAATTGGAATCTGAGCACACCCGTACCTGGAAACAGCACAAACCAACCAGATTGGAATTTAACTACACTCTCTCCTGGAAATAACACCCAGAACCCAAGCAACTGGACCACTAGTAGCGGTTCTAATTGGAATATGACCACACCCGTACCTGGAAACAACACAAACCAACCTGATTGGAATGTAACTACCCTCTCTGCTGGAAATAATACCCAGATCCCAAGCAACTGGACCACTAGTAGCGGTTCTAATTGGAATCTGACCACACCCGTACCTGGAAACAACACAAACCAACCAGATTGGAATATAACTACACTCTCCCCTGGAAATAACACACAGAACCCAAGCAACTGGACCACTAGTAGCGGTTCTAATTGGAATCTGACCACACCCGTACCTGGGAACAACACAAACCAACCAGATTCGAATGTAACTACACTCTCTCCTGGAAATAACACCCAGAACCCAAACAACTGGACAACTAGTAGCGGTTCTAATTGGAATCTGACCACACCCGTAC CTGGAAACAACACAAACCAACCAGATTGGAATATAACTACACTCTCCCCTGGAAATAACACCCATAACCCAAGCAACTGGACCACTAGTAGCGGTCCTAATTGGAATTTGACCACACCCGCACCTGGAAACAACACAAACCAATCAGATTGGAATGCAACTACCCTCTCTCCTGGAAATAATACCCAGAACCCAAGCAGCTGGACCACTGGTACCGGTGCTAATTGGAATTTGACCACACCCGCATCTGGAAACAACACAACCCAACCAGATTGGAATGCAACTACCCTCTCTCCTAGAAATAATACCCAGAACCCAAGCAACTGGGCCACTAGTACCGGTTCTAATTGGAATTTGACCACACCCGCACCTGGAAACAACACAAACCAACCAGATTCGAATGTATCTACCCTCTCTCCTAAAAATAACCCCAGAACCCAAGCAACTGGATCACTAGTACCggttctatttggaatttga